The sequence TCGACAAGGATATCTATATCACTATCCGGTGACTGATCCCCTCGGATTACTGAACCGAATAAACCAAATCTTCTGACATGATATTGACTGGCTAATTGCGGTTTTATGGTATTCAGTGTTTCAAGAACCGTCATTGCCTGAGTCATAGTATATCATACGTTGGAATAATCAATAATTATATTTACTTCGGTTCGGTACGATTTTTGATTCGGGCAACAACAGCATCAAACTCTTCATCCATGTTCTGGTATTTTTCTTCACTATAATTCCCCGTTCCCTGTTCAAAACTATTGATGTAACGTATTGCGTTTCCCGGACCAAGTGCTTTAATCAATGCGGCTAACCCCTCATCACGAATCTGATTAATCGTTTTAATTTCTGTCATTTTGCACCTCCATTACCCATAGTACTAGGTTATATACTGGTATCTGGTATGATGGCCTATTACTCTTATGAGGTAGGACTATTCGGGTAATTATCGGTCATATACATTTTTCCGAAGACCGATTTTTAAAACCTCAATTATCCGGTCTCTATCATTAAGGTCGTGTATAATCCGGTAATTGCCCACTCGTTGATGATAATACGGGTACCCCTCACACGATTCCAGAAAATGATGTGGGTCTTCTACAATCGAATCTATTTTATTAAGAATCCGGGTCATTTGATGCTTGGATAATTTCCCAGCTGTTTAAGAACCTTTTCAGAATAGATGATGGAATAACTCATTGAAGGCCGAGCGCTTTTCGTGCCTGTTCTGGGGTATAGACCCGACCAGCCTGAATGTCATCTTTTGCTTCGGCTATATCTTTCAGGTCTTCTTCAGAGAGAATGCCATCGGAATTACATTTTTTTCTTATTAACGCTGGCATGAATACTACACTTCTTCATTCAGAGAATATCAACACTTGTATTATACCTACTAAAATGTTTCTTTTTTGAGATATGTCACCAATCCTCATTGTATTGAGAAGAGGATTGGTATTTATTCGATGGGCATTATATTACTCAACAAATAATATAGGGGTGCTCAATGGGTGGAGGCGATATCTATCTGCAATTCTCCAGGGGGGATGAGGAGATTGCAGAATTATTTACTGATATCCGGGTGAAGCGTCATGCTGCCCGTGTCCTGGTCCTGTTGCTACGGGATATCGATCTGAAATCACGGGAGATGGAACGGGTCTGTGATCTTCGGCATCCGGAAGTGAGTATTGCTCTTAGTGATCTGATTGACCGGAAATGGGTAAAGAAGGTCAGTAAGAAGGCCGAGAATAAAGGGCGACCTGTTTTAATATATCATTTGCAAATCGAAGATACAGTTCCTTTTTATCCTTGTTAAAGAGAAATAACCCGATTGAGTGAAAGGAGAAATCACTGATGGAGCAGGTAATACCAGGAGTTTGTAAAAAATACATTACTGAATTGGCATGTTCCCTCTTTAGTAATAATTCCAGGAGAATATTGG comes from Methanospirillum hungatei and encodes:
- a CDS encoding nucleotidyltransferase family protein; translated protein: MTQAMTVLETLNTIKPQLASQYHVRRFGLFGSVIRGDQSPDSDIDILVEFETAPSIFGFLELEEKLEEVLQAPVDLVDIEGIKPLLRSKILSEVQYV
- a CDS encoding type II toxin-antitoxin system RelE family toxin; translated protein: MTRILNKIDSIVEDPHHFLESCEGYPYYHQRVGNYRIIHDLNDRDRIIEVLKIGLRKNVYDR